One genomic segment of Kineosporia sp. NBRC 101731 includes these proteins:
- a CDS encoding sugar phosphate isomerase/epimerase: protein MTETPSPWATRRRAPVRSTPQDLHLSAMTLRYCSFSDRVLAAAAAGFSGIGLGAVDYLDARRSEFSEEQLADYVSRHGLRVVELEFLADWWREADVRGVRLEEDLLFYLADLLEVPQINVGLFAEVPFDVQKMQFRRLCTRAADHGVRIALEFMPYSSLRTLDAARELVSCADTDNAGLMLDAWHWHRSGGTPDELRTLSASEVFAVQLCDASAVPNPDLRHEGRHERLLPGEGVVDLTGFLGALTEIGVDLPLAVEVLSDQLDARHPVEVARLAAQSVAPLLSERAAVA, encoded by the coding sequence ATGACCGAGACCCCCAGCCCCTGGGCTACCCGCCGTCGTGCTCCGGTGCGCTCCACCCCCCAGGACCTCCATCTCTCGGCGATGACTCTGCGTTACTGCTCTTTCTCGGACCGGGTTCTTGCCGCAGCGGCCGCGGGGTTCAGCGGGATCGGTCTGGGCGCGGTCGACTACCTGGACGCCCGGCGCTCGGAGTTCTCCGAGGAACAGCTCGCCGATTATGTGTCCCGGCACGGTCTGCGGGTGGTCGAGCTGGAATTCCTGGCCGACTGGTGGCGTGAGGCCGACGTGCGCGGCGTTCGACTCGAAGAAGATCTTCTTTTCTATCTGGCCGACCTGCTCGAGGTTCCCCAGATCAATGTCGGCCTCTTCGCCGAGGTGCCCTTCGACGTCCAGAAAATGCAGTTCCGCCGCCTGTGCACCCGGGCCGCCGACCACGGCGTCCGCATCGCCCTGGAGTTCATGCCCTACAGCAGCCTGCGCACCCTCGACGCGGCCCGCGAGCTCGTCTCCTGCGCCGACACCGACAACGCGGGGCTGATGCTCGACGCGTGGCACTGGCACCGCTCCGGGGGTACCCCCGACGAACTGCGGACCCTGAGCGCCTCTGAGGTGTTCGCCGTGCAGCTGTGTGACGCGTCCGCCGTCCCGAACCCCGACCTGCGTCACGAGGGCCGCCACGAGCGGCTCCTGCCCGGCGAGGGCGTGGTGGACCTGACCGGCTTCCTCGGCGCGCTGACCGAGATCGGCGTCGACCTGCCCCTGGCCGTCGAGGTGCTGTCCGACCAGCTCGACGCCCGGCACCCGGTGGAGGTGGCCCGGCTGGCGGCGCAGTCGGTGGCGCCGCTGTTGTCGGAGCGCGCCGCGGTGGCTTAG
- a CDS encoding aromatic amino acid ammonia-lyase — MTATVMLPLNLTAERLESLAGTARVEVDLYPEAEQRMTAARNGLLELLAAGTPVYGATTGFGPHVRYPADGDPSAQGASLIAHLASGTGDPVEPELVRATILVRANSLARGHSGMRAETLRALLGLVRAGVVPTVPRFGSVGASGDLIPLAHIARALTGEGRVLADGPGSRPAAEALAEAGLSRVGLDAREALALVNGTSYSTAMAAMALARTRRLLHRAVDLTGWLYASLGAQEQALDPRLHAVRGQSAQQRAAAAVREAVAAALPGVPSPAGTSTGDEESGVGEGAGRTSLPERPLQEVYSLRCAPQVLGPTFELTGLAGRMIEDELAGVSDNPVLVDATAAGLGWEALHGGNFHAAATATAADLLTGALTQAAVLAERQIDVLMCPATSRAPLLLASRPGAQAGLAGAQLTASAVLAAARHACGWASTMSVPTNAGNQDIVPMAPLAARTSLEQSDRLASILAVLAISLVQFQHLRARGLAPGRAALPPAWMPWVEGFDQDVETHSMIEIVREGILAP, encoded by the coding sequence GTGACCGCCACGGTGATGCTTCCGCTGAACCTGACCGCCGAGCGACTTGAGTCCCTCGCCGGCACTGCCCGGGTCGAGGTGGACCTGTATCCGGAGGCGGAACAACGCATGACGGCGGCCCGCAACGGGTTGCTCGAGCTCCTGGCCGCCGGCACCCCCGTCTACGGCGCCACCACCGGATTCGGCCCGCATGTGCGATACCCGGCGGACGGTGACCCTTCGGCCCAGGGGGCTTCGCTGATCGCGCACCTGGCCTCCGGCACCGGTGATCCGGTCGAGCCGGAGCTGGTGCGGGCCACGATTCTGGTGCGCGCCAACTCGCTGGCCCGAGGGCATTCGGGGATGCGAGCAGAGACCCTCCGGGCCCTGCTGGGCCTGGTGCGTGCCGGAGTGGTCCCTACCGTCCCGAGGTTCGGCAGTGTGGGTGCCAGCGGGGACCTGATCCCGTTGGCACACATCGCCCGGGCGCTCACCGGCGAAGGGCGGGTCCTCGCCGACGGTCCCGGTTCACGCCCGGCCGCCGAGGCGCTCGCCGAGGCCGGCCTGTCCCGGGTCGGTCTGGACGCCCGGGAAGCCCTGGCCCTGGTGAACGGGACCAGCTACTCGACGGCGATGGCAGCGATGGCTCTGGCCCGCACCCGTCGGCTCCTGCATCGGGCGGTCGATCTGACCGGATGGTTGTACGCCAGTCTGGGTGCCCAGGAGCAGGCGCTGGATCCGAGGCTGCACGCGGTCCGCGGACAGTCGGCGCAGCAGCGGGCCGCCGCTGCCGTACGGGAAGCGGTCGCCGCCGCACTCCCCGGTGTGCCTTCTCCGGCCGGCACCAGTACTGGCGACGAGGAGAGCGGGGTCGGGGAAGGCGCCGGCCGGACGAGCCTGCCGGAGCGACCGCTTCAGGAGGTTTACTCGTTGCGGTGTGCGCCACAGGTCCTGGGTCCGACGTTCGAACTGACCGGCCTGGCGGGGCGCATGATCGAGGACGAATTGGCCGGGGTCAGCGACAATCCGGTGCTGGTCGATGCCACCGCGGCTGGTCTCGGGTGGGAAGCGCTGCACGGCGGTAACTTCCACGCTGCTGCGACAGCGACGGCGGCCGATCTGCTGACCGGGGCCCTGACCCAGGCAGCGGTGCTGGCCGAACGGCAGATCGACGTCCTGATGTGCCCGGCCACGTCGAGGGCCCCGCTGCTGCTGGCCAGCCGGCCGGGAGCGCAGGCCGGTCTGGCCGGTGCCCAGCTCACCGCTTCGGCCGTGCTGGCCGCCGCCCGCCACGCCTGCGGATGGGCGTCGACGATGAGTGTGCCGACGAACGCCGGTAACCAGGACATCGTGCCCATGGCACCGCTGGCGGCGCGGACATCACTCGAGCAGAGTGACCGCTTGGCCAGCATTCTGGCAGTCCTGGCCATCTCCCTGGTGCAGTTCCAGCATCTGCGGGCCCGAGGGCTGGCTCCGGGCCGGGCCGCCCTGCCCCCGGCCTGGATGCCGTGGGTGGAAGGGTTTGACCAGGATGTCGAAACCCACTCGATGATCGAGATCGTCCGGGAAGGGATCCTCGCTCCGTGA
- a CDS encoding PAS domain-containing protein, protein MSDQFIDTMWATATKAAAQGGAFASPGELSALTTMSASQADTLPYGAVRVDDKGAISVYNRYESELGGIAPANAIGKNFFTDIAPCTNNKVFRGCFLKAVEQGSADCLFNYTFTYKMRPTEVKVHMHRANGVNWMLIAKK, encoded by the coding sequence ATGAGCGATCAGTTCATCGACACCATGTGGGCCACCGCCACCAAGGCCGCGGCCCAGGGCGGGGCCTTCGCCTCCCCGGGCGAACTGTCCGCCCTGACGACGATGTCCGCCTCACAGGCCGACACGCTGCCCTACGGTGCGGTCAGGGTCGACGACAAGGGCGCGATCAGCGTCTACAACCGGTACGAGAGCGAACTGGGGGGAATCGCGCCGGCCAACGCGATCGGTAAGAACTTCTTCACCGATATCGCCCCCTGCACCAACAACAAGGTCTTCCGTGGGTGTTTTCTCAAGGCGGTTGAACAGGGCAGTGCGGACTGCCTTTTCAACTACACGTTCACCTACAAGATGCGTCCCACCGAGGTGAAGGTGCACATGCACCGGGCCAACGGGGTCAACTGGATGCTCATCGCCAAGAAGTAG
- a CDS encoding Smr/MutS family protein produces the protein MLSLDLHPIFRSNRDIDTALRTFIVRAAATGQTAVEIIPGKGSGKLRQRVITFLKQPQVRRLYSSYELAPGNEGKIIVRL, from the coding sequence ATGCTGTCGCTGGACCTGCACCCGATCTTCCGGAGCAACCGGGACATCGACACCGCGCTGCGGACGTTCATCGTCCGGGCCGCCGCCACCGGGCAGACGGCGGTGGAGATCATTCCCGGCAAGGGCAGCGGGAAGCTGCGGCAGCGGGTGATCACGTTCTTGAAGCAGCCGCAGGTGCGGAGGCTCTACTCCAGTTATGAGCTGGCTCCGGGTAACGAGGGTAAAATCATCGTGCGGTTGTGA
- a CDS encoding class I adenylate-forming enzyme family protein — protein sequence MDETGLPVDATGERELSARLRQRLRGSSVPVILDGERTLPAASLWVSARRLVAGLRAAGLERNDRVLVCTNDDLVLAAAVVAGLTGGITMALLRPPPGGITADRMRAGAEAVDARLVVHASSDQIEPSGHEGMLAPAWMVSASLEGLAPVPKLRRACRRADPDGPGIALLLHTSGSTGRPHWVALTPGNLTAVLNSHLTVLFGDAWDPQDPGERPAGVMASVLPWHHAFGVVLDLLVGLTAAQVVLRDRAAGADPERLAALLQQAGEGAWLNSVPLTLRRFLRAAPNEAPARLAALGGGLVGGASVDASLGQELSRTRLRPGYGLTEAGPGVCLGDPGDFAVGVIGRPVGCHVEIVDGRLAVRGPNVGPGVLDATGLLVRRPEDRLITEDTVRDHGQRLVFTGRVDDTVKLPNGCWANLTDIDSEVTAGTGVDCASLSRPDSGLTLVVDTAPAAVEAWVERSPRPWTAHVRAVAAVPADHWPRSPKGEIQRRHLAEHLLGNDSRPVLDDLDDPSTTQGGEVARPEPSSSR from the coding sequence ATGGACGAGACGGGCCTGCCGGTCGACGCCACCGGCGAGCGTGAATTGAGTGCCCGGCTGCGCCAGAGACTGCGGGGCTCCAGCGTCCCGGTCATTCTCGACGGCGAACGCACCCTGCCCGCAGCCAGTCTGTGGGTCAGTGCCCGGCGGTTGGTCGCCGGTCTACGCGCCGCCGGTCTGGAGCGCAACGACCGGGTACTGGTCTGCACGAACGACGACCTGGTGCTGGCCGCCGCCGTGGTTGCCGGGTTGACCGGCGGAATCACCATGGCTCTGCTGCGCCCGCCGCCCGGCGGGATCACGGCCGACCGGATGCGGGCCGGAGCCGAGGCCGTAGATGCCCGGCTGGTGGTGCATGCCTCCTCGGACCAGATCGAACCGTCCGGCCACGAGGGCATGCTCGCTCCCGCCTGGATGGTGTCCGCGAGTCTGGAGGGACTGGCCCCGGTCCCGAAGTTGCGGCGGGCGTGCCGACGGGCCGACCCCGACGGCCCGGGGATCGCCCTGCTGCTGCACACCTCCGGTTCCACCGGGCGTCCCCACTGGGTGGCGCTGACCCCCGGGAATCTGACCGCCGTCCTGAACTCCCACCTGACCGTCCTTTTCGGGGACGCCTGGGATCCCCAGGACCCGGGCGAGCGGCCGGCCGGAGTCATGGCCAGTGTGCTGCCGTGGCACCATGCCTTCGGAGTCGTCCTGGATCTGCTCGTCGGTCTCACCGCGGCGCAGGTCGTGCTCCGGGACCGGGCCGCGGGCGCCGACCCCGAGCGTCTGGCAGCCCTGTTGCAGCAGGCGGGGGAGGGAGCCTGGCTGAACAGCGTCCCGCTGACCCTCCGCCGGTTCCTGCGGGCCGCGCCGAACGAGGCGCCAGCCCGGCTGGCGGCGCTGGGAGGAGGGTTGGTCGGCGGTGCTTCCGTCGACGCCTCTCTGGGACAGGAACTTTCACGCACCCGGTTACGGCCTGGATACGGGCTGACCGAGGCCGGCCCCGGAGTGTGCCTGGGCGATCCGGGTGACTTCGCGGTCGGGGTGATCGGCCGCCCGGTCGGCTGTCACGTGGAGATCGTGGACGGGCGGCTGGCGGTGCGTGGCCCCAATGTCGGGCCCGGGGTGCTGGACGCCACGGGCCTCCTGGTGCGGCGACCGGAAGATCGGCTGATCACCGAAGACACGGTACGTGATCATGGGCAACGCTTAGTGTTTACTGGCCGCGTGGACGACACCGTCAAGCTTCCCAACGGCTGCTGGGCCAATCTCACCGACATCGACAGCGAGGTCACGGCCGGGACCGGGGTGGATTGCGCCTCCCTGTCCCGGCCGGACTCGGGTCTGACCCTGGTGGTTGATACCGCCCCGGCCGCGGTGGAGGCATGGGTGGAACGCTCTCCCCGCCCCTGGACGGCGCACGTCCGGGCGGTGGCGGCCGTGCCCGCCGACCACTGGCCCCGATCACCCAAGGGCGAGATCCAGCGGCGCCACCTCGCCGAGCATCTGCTCGGGAACGACTCCCGCCCGGTCCTGGACGATCTGGACGATCCGTCCACGACACAGGGCGGTGAGGTCGCCCGGCCGGAGCCGAGCAGTTCACGGTGA
- a CDS encoding amino acid transporter: MSTQSPTALRRWLLEGQAHRAAELQDPHGETTGSSASGERGHTWWKVMCLTGVDYFSTLGYQPGIAALAAGAVAPVATIVLVALTLFGALPVYRWVARESPHGEGSIAMLERVLPWWGGKLFVLVLLGFAATDFLITMTLSAADASAHAVENPYAPQWLDGHLVLITLVLLGALGAVFLRGFKEAIGIAVVLVSIYLVLNAVVIAVSVAEVIAHPHVISDWTRLLHQEHPSWLSVAGVALLVFPKLALGLSGFETGVAVMPQIKGGPDDTEKNPAVRIHGAHRLLTTSALVMSVFLVLSSFVTTLLIPPAEFEDGGVANGRALAFLAHEYLGNIFGTVYDLSTIAILWFAGASAMAGLLNLVPRYLPRYGMAPRWASAIRPLVLVFTAVAFFVTWYFDADVNAQGGAYATGVLVLITSASIAVTFTARRRRHRPAMLFFATVSAIFTYTTVTNVIERPDGLRIGALFILAIIVVSVFSRAGRAFQLRGAGITFDAAARKYIEAAAKCGTLYLVANEPDARDATEYRDKAREIRAENNLPKWAPLVFVEVTVTDASDFETELRVIGEERFGHRILTVRSSVIANTIAEITLAVRDRTGLVPHIYFTWTEGNPVTNLLRFLFVGDGEVAPVTREVLREAEPDATRRPRVHVG; encoded by the coding sequence ATGAGCACCCAGAGCCCCACGGCCCTGAGGCGCTGGCTTCTGGAGGGGCAGGCGCACCGGGCGGCCGAACTCCAGGACCCGCACGGCGAAACGACGGGGAGCAGCGCTTCGGGGGAGCGTGGTCACACCTGGTGGAAGGTGATGTGCCTGACCGGGGTGGACTACTTCTCCACCCTGGGCTACCAACCCGGAATCGCGGCGCTGGCTGCGGGGGCGGTCGCTCCGGTCGCCACGATCGTCCTGGTGGCCCTGACCCTGTTCGGTGCGCTGCCCGTCTATCGCTGGGTCGCCCGGGAAAGCCCTCATGGCGAGGGATCGATCGCCATGCTGGAGCGGGTCCTGCCCTGGTGGGGCGGAAAGCTTTTCGTTCTGGTGCTGCTCGGATTCGCGGCCACCGACTTCCTGATCACCATGACCCTGTCCGCTGCCGACGCCTCGGCCCACGCGGTGGAGAATCCCTACGCCCCGCAGTGGCTGGATGGCCACCTGGTGCTGATCACGCTCGTTCTGCTGGGTGCGCTGGGGGCGGTGTTCCTGCGCGGATTCAAAGAAGCGATCGGTATCGCCGTCGTCCTGGTCAGCATCTACCTTGTCCTGAACGCCGTGGTGATCGCCGTTTCCGTCGCGGAGGTCATCGCCCATCCGCACGTCATCAGCGACTGGACCAGGCTCCTGCACCAGGAACATCCGAGCTGGCTGTCCGTGGCCGGGGTCGCCCTGCTCGTGTTTCCCAAGCTGGCCCTGGGCCTGTCCGGTTTCGAGACCGGGGTCGCGGTGATGCCGCAGATCAAGGGTGGGCCGGATGACACCGAGAAGAACCCGGCCGTGCGCATCCACGGTGCCCATCGGCTGCTGACCACCTCGGCGCTGGTCATGAGCGTCTTCCTGGTGTTGTCCAGCTTCGTCACCACCTTGCTCATCCCCCCGGCCGAGTTCGAGGACGGGGGAGTGGCCAACGGTCGCGCTCTGGCCTTCCTGGCTCACGAGTATCTGGGCAACATCTTCGGGACCGTCTACGACCTTTCCACGATCGCGATCCTCTGGTTCGCCGGAGCATCGGCGATGGCGGGGCTGCTGAACCTGGTGCCCCGTTACCTCCCCCGCTACGGCATGGCACCACGCTGGGCCAGCGCGATCAGGCCGTTGGTCCTGGTCTTCACCGCCGTCGCGTTCTTCGTCACCTGGTATTTCGATGCTGACGTCAACGCCCAGGGTGGTGCCTATGCCACCGGCGTCCTGGTGCTCATCACCTCCGCGTCCATCGCGGTCACCTTCACCGCGCGCCGTCGTCGTCATCGGCCGGCCATGCTCTTCTTCGCCACGGTGTCAGCGATTTTCACCTACACCACGGTGACGAACGTGATCGAGCGTCCGGACGGTCTGCGGATCGGCGCGCTCTTCATCCTGGCCATCATCGTCGTCTCGGTCTTCTCCCGAGCCGGACGTGCCTTCCAGTTACGCGGCGCCGGAATCACGTTCGACGCTGCGGCCCGCAAATACATCGAGGCTGCCGCTAAATGCGGCACGCTGTACCTGGTCGCCAACGAACCGGACGCCCGGGACGCCACGGAGTACCGGGACAAGGCCCGTGAGATCCGGGCCGAGAACAACCTGCCCAAGTGGGCGCCGCTGGTCTTCGTCGAGGTCACGGTCACCGATGCCTCCGATTTCGAGACCGAACTGCGGGTGATCGGTGAAGAACGCTTCGGTCATCGCATCCTGACGGTCCGCAGCTCGGTGATCGCCAACACCATTGCCGAAATCACCCTGGCCGTCCGCGATCGCACCGGGCTGGTGCCACACATCTACTTCACCTGGACCGAGGGCAACCCCGTCACCAACCTGCTGCGCTTCCTCTTCGTCGGTGATGGAGAAGTCGCTCCCGTCACCCGAGAGGTGTTGCGTGAAGCGGAGCCTGACGCGACGCGGCGGCCCCGGGTGCATGTGGGCTGA
- a CDS encoding glutathionylspermidine synthase family protein gives MIRLPQTPRPDVYRIVEEEGLAYARERNDGGDELPYWFEGAAYRFSEIQVDELERVTNELHQMAMHATRVMCHDPETLKKLGIPEYAWPYLRKSAEENWSLYGRFDLIWDGVGPAKMLEYNADTPAALVETAVTQWTWLESVQPDRDQWNMLHERLVHTWQQHLKDNEFVHLVAGVSEPLEDWNTIAYVADTVREAGGRAITLPIDQLGLRPGSTTFMGLENDEVKTCFAMYPWEWMLAEDFGQRALESSTTWLEPVHKVLTGSKAVLATMWELYEGHPNLLPAYWSPEKLGRDYVVKPVHGWEGAGVKVIRNGRVAAGVEERHTQGQTAIYQKYQEVPRIGDCLPVLGTWVIGDRAAGLGIRETDAGRLITDTQARFVPHFIDAPRSSPEQVQAWVGEQ, from the coding sequence GTGATCCGGCTTCCGCAGACGCCTCGCCCCGACGTCTACCGCATCGTCGAGGAAGAGGGCCTGGCCTACGCCCGCGAGCGCAACGACGGTGGGGACGAGCTGCCGTACTGGTTCGAGGGGGCGGCGTACCGGTTCTCCGAGATCCAGGTGGACGAGCTCGAGCGGGTCACGAACGAGCTGCACCAGATGGCCATGCACGCCACCCGGGTGATGTGTCACGACCCGGAAACGCTGAAGAAGCTCGGCATTCCGGAGTACGCCTGGCCGTACCTGCGGAAGTCGGCGGAGGAGAACTGGTCGCTCTACGGGCGTTTCGATCTGATCTGGGACGGCGTGGGGCCGGCCAAGATGCTGGAGTACAACGCCGACACCCCGGCGGCGCTGGTCGAGACCGCGGTGACGCAGTGGACCTGGCTGGAGAGCGTTCAGCCCGATCGTGATCAGTGGAACATGCTGCACGAGCGCCTGGTTCACACCTGGCAGCAGCATCTGAAGGACAACGAGTTCGTGCATCTGGTGGCGGGAGTCTCGGAGCCACTGGAAGACTGGAACACGATCGCCTACGTCGCCGACACGGTGCGGGAGGCGGGTGGCCGGGCGATCACGCTGCCGATCGATCAGCTCGGTCTGAGACCTGGTTCGACGACCTTCATGGGTCTTGAGAACGACGAGGTGAAGACCTGTTTCGCCATGTATCCCTGGGAGTGGATGCTGGCGGAGGATTTCGGGCAGCGGGCTCTCGAGAGCAGCACCACCTGGCTGGAGCCCGTGCACAAGGTGCTCACCGGGTCCAAGGCCGTGCTGGCGACGATGTGGGAGCTGTACGAGGGGCACCCGAACCTGCTGCCGGCCTACTGGTCGCCGGAGAAGCTGGGGCGCGACTACGTGGTGAAGCCCGTGCACGGCTGGGAGGGCGCGGGCGTCAAGGTGATCAGGAACGGACGGGTCGCGGCCGGGGTCGAGGAGCGGCACACGCAGGGTCAGACCGCGATCTACCAGAAGTACCAGGAGGTTCCACGGATCGGGGATTGCCTTCCGGTCCTGGGGACGTGGGTGATCGGCGACAGGGCGGCCGGGCTGGGGATCCGGGAGACGGACGCGGGGCGCCTGATCACGGACACCCAGGCGCGCTTCGTCCCCCATTTCATCGACGCGCCCCGGTCCAGCCCGGAGCAGGTGCAGGCCTGGGTGGGCGAGCAGTAG